The genomic DNA GCTGGTGGGCGTGATGATGCGCCGGCGCAGCGGTGTGCCGCGTGAGGTTGGGGGAGACGTGGAGCGGCTGACCTCTGGTGACCTGGAGGCCGAGCTGGGACGGCGGGCCACGCTCGTCCAGTTCTCCAGCGCCTTCTGCCAGCCGTGCCGGGCGACCCGCCGGGTCCTCGCCGAGGTGACCGAGATGGTGCCGGGGGTGGAGCACGTGGAGATCGACGCGGAGTCCCGTCTCGATCTGGTCCGCTCACTGAACATCCTGCGCACCCCGACCGTGCTGATCCTCGACGCGTCGGGGCAGGTGGTGAAACGCGCCTCCGGCCAGCCGCGGAAGGCCGACGTGATCGGGGCGCTGGGTCTCGCGGTGGGTGAGTGAGCCGCGAACCCTACCGCCCGTAAAACAACCTTGTCTCAGGAACTGGACGAGGATGTGACAGATCCCGGAACGTCGGGGTAGTGTCATCGGCATGATGCCTACGACAGAGCTGCTGACGAAGCGGCGCGCGGTGGATTTCTGCCGTGTGACCACCGCGCTCTGTCGCGTTTCCTAAAGGGCGATCTCAAGCGGCCCTGAGCCGCACCGATCTGCACAACCCTTCAGGAGCATCGAGTGATGCAGGCTGATCCCAGGGCTCTCCGCTTCGCGGCAACGGTGACGACCGTCGTCCTCGCGCTCGTTCTGATCACGGACAGCGCGTGGCTGCTGGCCGCACAGGCGGTGGTGTTCGCACTGAGTGTCTTCGGCGCCTCGCCGTACGGGATGATTTTCAAAGGGATAGTGAAGAGCCCTCCCAGGGAGTTGGAGGACGCCGCCCCGCCGCGCTTCGCGCAGGGGGTCGGTCTGGTCTTCGCCCTGGTGGGCCTGGTCGGATACGTCACGCAGATCACGCCGCTGGCCCTCGGCGCCACCGCCGCGGCTCTCTTCGCCGCCTTCCTCAACGCAGCTTTCGGCTTCTGTCTGGGCTGCGAGATGTTCCTTGTCATTCGCCGTTTACTGCCCGCCGCAAGATAATCCCGGAGGATCCCATGAGCCGCTCCGCCGTCCTGGTGGACGCTGACTGGGTCGAGGCCAACCTCGACACCGATGGCATCGTCCTCGTCGAAGTCGACGAAGACGCCAGTGCATATGACAAGGGCCACATCCGTGGCGCCGTGAAGATCGACTGGAGGCAGGACCTCCAGGACCCGGTCCGCCGTGACTTCGTGGACCGCGAGGGCTTCCAGGCGCTGCTGTCCTCCCGGGGCATCGGCAACGACGACACCGTGATCCTCTACGGCGGCAACAACAACTGGTTCGCCTCCTACGCCTACTGGTACTTCAAGCTCTACGGCCACGAGAACGTCAAGCTTCTCGACGGCGGCCGCAAGAAGTGGGAGCTCGAGTCCCGCGAGCTGGTCAAGGACGTCCCCAGCCGCCCCACCACCGCCTACCAGGCCAAGGACCAGGACCTGTCCATCCGGGCCTTCCGTGACGACGTCGTCGCCGCGATCGGCAAGCTCAACCTGGTCGACGTGCGTTCGCCCGACGAGTTCACCGGCAAGCTGCTCGCCCCCGCGCACCTCCCGCAGGAGCAGGCCCAGCGCGCCGGTCACGTGCCGACCGCCCGCAACATCCCGTGGTCCAAGGCGGCCAACGACGACGGCACCTTCAAGTCCGACGAGGACCTGAAGTCCCTCTACGAGGGCGAGGGCGTCGACTTCGGCAAGGACACCATCGCCTACTGCCGCATCGGCGAGCGCTCGGCCCACTCCTGGTTCGTGCTGCACGAGCTGCTGGGCCAGGCCAGCGTCAAGAACTACGACGGTTCATGGACAGAGTACGGCTCGCTCGTGGGCGTGCCGATCGAACTGGGAGAGGCACGATAATGACCGACGGTTGCGCTGCTCCGGAACAGACGATCGCCTTCCCGGCCGGGATCGACCTTTCGACCCAGGCCGTCATCCAGGGAGTGGTGTCCGGCGCGGGTACGGCATACGCCCGCCTGCTGGACCACTCCGGCGAGTTCACCGGCGAGGTCGTGGTGTCCGACGAGGGCATCTTCCGCTTCTTCGCCGCTCCCGGTGACTGGACCGTCCGCATCATCGCGGGCGGCGGCGTCACCAAGGACATCAAGGCCCAGGCCCGTCTGGGCGAGGTCACCCAGCTCGCCGTGGCTGTCTGACCCGAGAATCACGGCTGAGGGCCGGCACCCCGTCACGGGGTGCCGGCCCTCCTCGTTTCACCGGATCCGGCCGTCACCGGACCCGGCTCTCGACCCGTTGGAGCGCGTCGGTGTAGCCGGGGTCGGCGGACATGGCCGCCGCCAGCCGGAGATGCGGCAGAGCCTCGGCCGGGCGGTTGGCCCGCTCCAGAGTCCTGCCGAGCAGGAACCTGGCGTAGTGGTCGCCGGGCGACCGGTCGAGCAGCGACTCCAGAGTCTCCCGCGCCCGGCCGAGCTGAGCCGAGCCGAAGTAGGCGCGGGCGGCCAGTAGGCGGACGGCGGGGTCGTCGCCGTGGTCGGCCAGCAGCGGCTCCAGGGTCCGCAGGGCGCCGAGGGAGTCCCGGCCGTCCAGCAGGGACTCGGCCTGGCGCAGCAGCCTGACCTCGTCGGGGAGCTCGCGCTCGGGCTCGGCCTGCCGTACCAGCTCCGCCAGGGCCTCCGGCGGCTGCGCACCGGCGACCGCCGTACGGCCCACGACGTAGGTCGGCGAGGTGGCCACACCGATGGCCTTGCCGCGCAGGAGCTGGGAGCGGACCTCGCCCGCCCCCTCTCCGGCGTCGAGCGCCTCGGCCATGCCGTCCAGGCCCGCCTCGGCGGCGAGCGCCGTCAGGGTGGCCCGGTCGCCGATGTCGGAGGCCTCGACGAAGTGGGCGCGCAGGATCCGCTCCACGACGGCGTCCTGCAGGGCCGGGCCGCCCCGCTGGTAGGCGAGGGCGATCACCCGGTGGGCGTCGAACGTGTTCGGACGCCAGACGGCGCCCCAGGGCGGGCCGAGTCCCTCCTCGGCCGCGATGAGCGAGACGCGGACCCGGTTCTCCGAGGGGGTCAGGCCGGGGTGGCAGGCCTGCAGGGCGCCGTCGGCGATCGGGTCGCGCAGCGCCTCGTACAGCGGTTCGGCCGTGGCCGGGGCCATCGAGTCGATCTGGAAGGGCCGCCAGACGATCTCCACGTCCTCGCCGAACCCGGCCTGCTCCAGGCGTCGCTTGCCGATGTAGGCCCAGGCGCAGACCATGTCGGCCCAGACTTCGATGCGCTTCATGTCCGATGCAACAAACGACACCCGTCGTTTATTCGACGGATGTCGTCTATCTTTGGATTCATGACCGAAGACGAGGTCTCATGACCGAAGACGATCCGAGGGTTCGCCGGACCCGTGCCCGCCTGCGTGCCGCGGTCCTGGAGCTCGCCGCCGGCCGCGACCCCGATTCGATCACGGTCGCCGAGATCGCCCAGCGGGCCGAGGTCAACCGGGCCACGGTCTACGTCCACTACCGCGACCGCGACGACCTGGTGCTGGACGCGATGGAAACCGCCGTCGGCGAGCTGGCCGCGGAGGCCGCGCGCTGCCCCTACCGGGAGGACGGCCCGGTCCCGGCGTCGCTGGTCGCCCTGTTCGAGCACGTCGGCGCGCGGGCCCCGCTGTATCGGCGGATGCTCGGGCCGTACGGCAGCGCCCGCTTCTGCGCCCGCCTGCGCGAGGCGCTGGTCGCGGAGCTGCGCGGCCCGTTCGCGACGGGCTCCCGGCCCCCCGGCCACGACGACGTGCCCCCGGAGGTCCACGCCCACTACCTGGCGGGCGCGCTCATCGGGGTGGTCACCTACTGGCTGGAGGAGCACCCTCCCCGCCCGGCCGAGGAGATCGCGGCGTTCACCTGGAGCCTGGTCCGCTGAACGGGGCCGGGCGGGCGCACCCGGCGGACGAGCTGCCCCGGACGTTTCACTGTGGCCGGTGACAGCGGGTCGCTACGATTCATCGAGTGTCCGGAACGTCTGCTATGCCCCCACCCCCAGCCCCGCCTTCGCTCCCGCCCGCAGCTCCGCCCTCGCTCCCGCCCGTATCCTCGCCGCAGGCCGCGCTCAGCGCGTACGCACTGCCTGTGCACGCGCTCAGGATCTTCGGCGCCTGTGCGATCTCGCTGGTGCTCTGGTTCTCCGCGGGCAAGGCGGTCCGTGCCGCGCTGATGTGGGCGGGCTCGGAGGTCTCGCACGGCGACTACCGGCAGGCACGGCTCGCCGTCACGATGCTGATCTTCACGTTGATCGTGCTGAACGAGCTCGTGGTCATGGTCGGCATGCTGCACTCCGTGCGCGGTGCGCTCCGGGAGATCCAGGCGCGGAGAGAGGGAGGTGAGGCCGACGAGGGCATGTTCGGTGCGCTCAACCGGGCCACGCTGGTGTTCGCCACGATCTATCTGGCCTGGAGCTTCCATGCGGAGGACGCCCGCGAGTTCGCCTCGCTCGACCTGATGAAGCGCGCCGACCAGGACCTCATGGGGTCCCTGGCCGGCATCCAGGGGGAGGGGGCCACCGGCCTCATCGCGCTGGACGTGCGGCTCTCCCTCGCGATCGCGGTGGTGGCCTACCTGCTCAGGACGCTGTTCGGCTGGTGGCACGCCAACGGCAAGGTCAGGGGCAGCGGTGTCCTCACCACCTTCTTCGAGCTGGCCTTCGCCTTCTACGGCCTCAACGCGATGTTCACCTTCACCTCCGCGCGATCCGAATGGCTGTCGCACCGGACCGTCATGACCACGATCGGCGACTGGGTCGAGGCGGCCGAGAAGGCCGTGCCGGGCTGGCGGGCGTTCTGGACATGGGTCGGAGACGTCTGGCCGTACGTGGTGGACGGGCTGATCGTCCCGCTCACCTGGCTGACGATCGCCGCGCTGGTCTACGGGGCGTTCGCCGAGGACACCCGGGCGATCGTGCGCGGGACCCGGCTGGACGCGGTGGCCGACCGGATGGAGCGGACCCACTCGCTCACCCGCTCCACCGTGACCCGGGCCACCGGAGGGTTCCAGGAACGCTGGGTCCCGCCCGCGAACGCCTTCCGGCTCGCCGTCCGCGGCGGCGCGGCCCTGTTCGGCATGTTCTGCCTCTGCTATGTCGCGCTCCGGGTGGGCACCGACTACGGGGAGCGGGGCGTGCGGACGCTGATCGGCAGCGAGGAGCCCTACCTCTGGCTGGTCCTCGGCCCGCCGCTGACGTTCGTCAGGGATCTGATCGTGACGGTGCTGACCACCTGCCTGCTGGCGGCCACGTTCGACATCGCGGCCACCCGCAGCCGTACGGCGGGCCAGACGCTCACCGTCTGAACAGCAGCACCTGGTCCTGCGGCTCGGTCTTCTCGGTGCCCGCCCGTTTGAACAGCTCCTCCACGGTCTCCTCCACCAGCGGCACCCGGATCGTGCTCGGTATGACGTTGACCTGGACCTGGCCGGCGACGGCTCGGGGCACCAGGCTGATCAGGTCGTAGTCGTAACCGACACCGATCTTGTGGTCCTCGACCTCCAGGGGCATGGTCTTCTCGACGACCTCGGCCTGCCACGTGCGGCCGTCGGGGTGCTTGACCTTGATCTCGGGGTCGCCGCGCCGGATCACCCCCTCGGTGTTCAGGGACGTCCTGGTCACTTTGATCTTCAGCCACTGCTGGTCGGGCTTGATGGGGCGGCTGCCCGGGAGCGTGTCCACCTGCTCGACCCGGACCTTCCAGGACACGTTCATGAGCGTCCCGGTTCCTCCGGCGGCCACGGTGTGGATCCGGTAGTCGAGTCTGCCGGTCCGGTAGAACAGGTAACCGTCCACGGTGGGGATCCCCATGCCCAGCGCTACGGCGAGGACCAGGGCGCCGACCCGCAGCGCCGTACGGCGTCGCGGTGCCGGGGCGGCCCCGGCGGGTTCCTGCCCGGACCTGACCGGTCCCGTCCCGGCGGGGAGCACGGCTCCGGCTCCGAAGGCGCCAGGGTGCGGGGATCTGGGCAGCGGGGGTGTCGGGAAGGCGGGGAACGGCTGGGTCGAGGCTCCCGGCGGCTCGCTCACCGGCCTCGGCGCGGGAGGCCAGACCTGCTCGTCCGGGAAGGACTGCCGGGGACCGGGTGCCCAGCCGGCGTCGGCGACGGGGAGCGTGGGCCGGGGAGTGAAGGCGGGACGCCCGGCACGGGGCCTCGGGCGCCGTCCGGGGGCGTCAGGAGGGCCGCCTGGGGCGGAAGGCCGTCCGGGGGCGTCGGGAGGGCTTCCTGCGGTGGGAGGCCGACCGTCGGATGCGGCGGGGACGCCACCCGGGGCGACGGGTCGCGGGCCGGGGGCGGGTGGCGCCGGATGCGGGGGAGCCGGCCAGGTGCCGGTGGCGGGCCACTGCGCGTCCTGACGAGGCTGCTCCTCGGTGGGCCGGCCGTCCCCGGGAGTTCGCGCTCCCTCAGGGGCCTCCGCGGGGGTGAACCAGCCGCGCCGATCCTCGCCGGGCGGACGCGGCGTGCCCGTCACTTCTTGCTCGCCAACTGGTAGACATCCTTCGCGTTCGAGATCAGGCGCTGTGCGGCGGCGCCGTCGAGCCCGAGGTCGATCTCCACCTCGGGCAGCAGCGCCTCTCCCATGAATCCGTTCTTCGGGGCGAGCACGATCCGGGAGCCCGCCAGGGCGGCGGCCGGGATCTCGAACACCGCCGTCCGCTCGGCCCACCAGCCCACCTGGATGAAGGGCTCGGTGATGCCCAGCGAGGAGGGGACCTTGTCGGTGGCCGTGTAGCGCTTGCCGTCCTCGGTGAGCAGCACCGGCGGGGCGAGCTTCTGCGGCTCCCGGCGGGCCGTCGCCCCCACATCGGCGATCAGGAAGATCCCGGAGGCGGTGGCCCGCCGAACCTTGTCGCTCGGATCGGTGCTCTCGACGACCCTGGCGGCCTGCACGGCCTTCACCCGTGCGGAGAACCGGGAGGCGGAGACCTCCTCCCCGACGCCTCCGGTCCAGGTCAGATGGGCCATGCGCGCCTGCTGATCCAGGCCGAGCGTCTGCAGGCCCACCGCCGCGACGGCCAGGGCCGCGCCGGCGACCAGGACGCCCGCCCGGCGCAGCCGGCCCGGCGGCCGGGGAGCGCGGCGGCGGACGGCCGTCCCGGTCCTGACCGGAGTCGCGCTGCTCATCAC from Streptosporangium sp. NBC_01756 includes the following:
- a CDS encoding thioredoxin family protein, giving the protein MTGLAVVLVTLGAATLVGVMMRRRSGVPREVGGDVERLTSGDLEAELGRRATLVQFSSAFCQPCRATRRVLAEVTEMVPGVEHVEIDAESRLDLVRSLNILRTPTVLILDASGQVVKRASGQPRKADVIGALGLAVGE
- a CDS encoding putative leader peptide, coding for MPTTELLTKRRAVDFCRVTTALCRVS
- a CDS encoding DUF4395 domain-containing protein is translated as MQADPRALRFAATVTTVVLALVLITDSAWLLAAQAVVFALSVFGASPYGMIFKGIVKSPPRELEDAAPPRFAQGVGLVFALVGLVGYVTQITPLALGATAAALFAAFLNAAFGFCLGCEMFLVIRRLLPAAR
- a CDS encoding sulfurtransferase — encoded protein: MSRSAVLVDADWVEANLDTDGIVLVEVDEDASAYDKGHIRGAVKIDWRQDLQDPVRRDFVDREGFQALLSSRGIGNDDTVILYGGNNNWFASYAYWYFKLYGHENVKLLDGGRKKWELESRELVKDVPSRPTTAYQAKDQDLSIRAFRDDVVAAIGKLNLVDVRSPDEFTGKLLAPAHLPQEQAQRAGHVPTARNIPWSKAANDDGTFKSDEDLKSLYEGEGVDFGKDTIAYCRIGERSAHSWFVLHELLGQASVKNYDGSWTEYGSLVGVPIELGEAR
- a CDS encoding DUF1416 domain-containing protein → MTDGCAAPEQTIAFPAGIDLSTQAVIQGVVSGAGTAYARLLDHSGEFTGEVVVSDEGIFRFFAAPGDWTVRIIAGGGVTKDIKAQARLGEVTQLAVAV
- a CDS encoding DsbA family protein codes for the protein MKRIEVWADMVCAWAYIGKRRLEQAGFGEDVEIVWRPFQIDSMAPATAEPLYEALRDPIADGALQACHPGLTPSENRVRVSLIAAEEGLGPPWGAVWRPNTFDAHRVIALAYQRGGPALQDAVVERILRAHFVEASDIGDRATLTALAAEAGLDGMAEALDAGEGAGEVRSQLLRGKAIGVATSPTYVVGRTAVAGAQPPEALAELVRQAEPERELPDEVRLLRQAESLLDGRDSLGALRTLEPLLADHGDDPAVRLLAARAYFGSAQLGRARETLESLLDRSPGDHYARFLLGRTLERANRPAEALPHLRLAAAMSADPGYTDALQRVESRVR
- a CDS encoding TetR/AcrR family transcriptional regulator, with protein sequence MTEDDPRVRRTRARLRAAVLELAAGRDPDSITVAEIAQRAEVNRATVYVHYRDRDDLVLDAMETAVGELAAEAARCPYREDGPVPASLVALFEHVGARAPLYRRMLGPYGSARFCARLREALVAELRGPFATGSRPPGHDDVPPEVHAHYLAGALIGVVTYWLEEHPPRPAEEIAAFTWSLVR